In Sporichthyaceae bacterium, the following proteins share a genomic window:
- the hemC gene encoding hydroxymethylbilane synthase, with product MTLRLGTRASALALAQANSVAADLTALTGRQVELVEISTSGDTSTEPLDRIGGTGVFVSALREALLDARIDFAVHSMKDLPTADAPGLVIAAVPPRQDPRDVLVTSDGRTLGELRPGERIGTGSPRRVAQLHALGFGLDVVGVRGNVDTRLRKVAEGALAGVVLARAGLARLGRLPEISEVLDPLLMLPAPGQGALAVECRAPDTDAAAAELCALLAGLNDPDSRAVVAAERALLAALEAGCTAPVGALGEAITGDEEYEDEFYLRAIALSPDGSASVKLSITGPLADAEALGRKLAGEMLSEGATDLMQDGSWEHNE from the coding sequence GTGACTCTTCGACTCGGCACCCGGGCCAGTGCGTTGGCGCTGGCCCAGGCCAATTCCGTGGCCGCGGACCTCACCGCATTGACGGGTCGTCAGGTGGAGCTGGTGGAGATCAGCACCTCCGGCGACACCTCCACCGAGCCGCTGGACCGCATCGGCGGCACCGGGGTTTTCGTCAGCGCGCTGCGGGAAGCGCTGCTCGATGCGCGCATCGACTTCGCCGTGCACTCGATGAAGGACCTGCCCACCGCCGATGCGCCCGGCTTGGTGATCGCGGCGGTGCCGCCGCGGCAGGATCCGCGCGACGTGCTGGTCACCTCCGATGGCCGCACGCTCGGTGAGTTGCGGCCCGGCGAGCGGATCGGTACCGGCTCGCCCCGACGGGTGGCCCAATTGCATGCGCTGGGCTTCGGGTTGGACGTCGTCGGCGTGCGCGGCAATGTGGACACCCGACTGCGCAAGGTCGCCGAGGGCGCGTTGGCCGGTGTGGTGCTGGCCAGGGCGGGTCTGGCCCGGTTGGGCCGGTTGCCCGAGATCAGCGAGGTGCTCGACCCGCTGCTGATGCTGCCCGCACCGGGCCAGGGCGCACTGGCCGTGGAGTGCCGGGCGCCGGACACCGACGCCGCGGCGGCGGAGTTGTGCGCGCTGCTGGCCGGCCTGAACGACCCGGATTCCCGCGCGGTGGTTGCTGCCGAACGCGCGCTGCTGGCGGCGCTGGAGGCCGGGTGCACGGCCCCGGTCGGTGCTCTCGGTGAGGCGATCACCGGCGACGAGGAGTACGAGGACGAGTTCTATCTCCGCGCGATTGCGCTCAGCCCGGATGGGTCAGCAAGCGTGAAGCTGTCGATCACCGGACCGTTGGCCGACGCAGAGGCCCTGGGCCGCAAGCTCGCCGGCGAGATGCTCAGCGAGGGCGCCACGGATTTGATGCAGGATGGAAGTTGGGAGCACAACGAATGA
- a CDS encoding bifunctional uroporphyrinogen-III C-methyltransferase/uroporphyrinogen-III synthase: MSPTRKATAKTSPAAAPAKPAVPVGSVAFVGAGPGDPGLLTVRAVELLGEAQVVVLAEHSREQYLGACAPDVAVLDGAFDAAGATLTPSARGRVLTAAAKGGRRVVRLMDGDPGLNGALAEEAAACLKAGLEFQVVPGVAPISAVPAFAGVPLTNRTVREVRVVDAQDPKVDWAALASKDATLVVTHTTSTALVAGAAAKLIEAGLDPATPALTTWAGTTTEQRTVAAALAGLGKALPHEPLEPGGLTVIGDVVALRDSLSWFETRPLFGWRVLVPRTKEQSAGLVSRLRSFGAVPEEVPTISVEPPRAPQQMERAIKGLVTGRYEWIAFTSRNAVKAVREKFEEYGLDARAFSGIKVAAVGEQTAADLAGWGIKADLVPSGEQSAQGLLNDWPPYDDVFDPINRVFLPRADIATETLVAGLIDLGWEVDDVTAYRTVRAAPPPAPVREAIKSGGFDAVVFTSSSTVRNLVGIAGKPHASTVIACIGPATAAAAEEHGLRVDVLAETPSAVALADALAAFGTARRTAAAEAGDPVLRPSEKRSSARRRR; the protein is encoded by the coding sequence ATGAGCCCCACCCGCAAGGCGACCGCCAAGACCAGCCCCGCCGCGGCCCCCGCCAAGCCCGCCGTTCCGGTCGGCTCGGTGGCATTCGTGGGCGCAGGTCCGGGGGATCCTGGCCTGCTCACCGTGCGCGCGGTGGAACTGCTCGGGGAGGCGCAGGTCGTGGTCCTGGCCGAGCACTCCCGCGAGCAGTACCTCGGCGCGTGTGCGCCGGACGTGGCGGTGCTCGACGGGGCTTTCGACGCCGCAGGTGCAACATTGACTCCGTCGGCTCGGGGCAGGGTGCTGACCGCCGCGGCCAAGGGAGGCCGTCGGGTGGTGCGGCTGATGGACGGCGACCCCGGCCTGAACGGCGCGCTGGCCGAGGAGGCCGCGGCCTGTCTGAAGGCCGGGCTGGAGTTCCAGGTGGTGCCCGGTGTCGCGCCGATCAGCGCGGTGCCGGCGTTCGCCGGGGTGCCGCTGACCAACCGCACGGTGCGCGAGGTGCGGGTGGTCGACGCGCAGGACCCGAAGGTGGATTGGGCCGCCCTGGCCAGCAAGGACGCCACCCTGGTGGTGACCCATACGACCAGCACCGCACTGGTGGCCGGTGCCGCCGCCAAGTTGATCGAGGCAGGCCTGGACCCGGCCACCCCGGCGCTCACCACCTGGGCCGGCACCACCACCGAGCAGCGCACGGTGGCCGCCGCGCTGGCCGGCCTCGGCAAGGCGCTGCCGCATGAGCCATTGGAGCCGGGCGGTTTGACCGTGATCGGCGACGTGGTGGCGCTGCGCGATTCGCTGTCCTGGTTCGAGACCCGTCCGCTGTTCGGGTGGCGGGTGCTGGTGCCGCGCACCAAGGAGCAGTCCGCGGGGCTGGTGTCCCGGCTGCGCTCGTTCGGCGCTGTCCCCGAGGAAGTGCCGACGATTTCCGTCGAGCCGCCGCGCGCGCCGCAGCAGATGGAGCGCGCCATCAAGGGCCTGGTCACCGGTCGCTACGAATGGATCGCGTTCACCTCGCGTAACGCGGTGAAGGCGGTGCGGGAGAAGTTCGAGGAGTACGGCCTGGACGCCCGCGCGTTCTCCGGCATCAAGGTCGCGGCGGTCGGCGAGCAGACCGCCGCGGACCTGGCCGGCTGGGGCATCAAGGCCGACCTGGTGCCCAGCGGTGAGCAGTCCGCGCAGGGCCTGCTGAACGACTGGCCGCCCTACGACGACGTGTTCGACCCGATCAACCGGGTGTTCCTGCCGCGCGCGGACATCGCCACCGAGACGTTGGTGGCCGGGCTCATCGACCTCGGATGGGAGGTGGACGACGTCACCGCATACCGCACGGTGCGCGCCGCTCCGCCGCCCGCGCCGGTGCGTGAGGCCATCAAGAGCGGCGGTTTCGACGCGGTGGTGTTCACCTCGTCCTCGACCGTGCGCAACCTGGTCGGTATCGCGGGCAAGCCGCACGCCAGCACCGTCATCGCGTGCATCGGCCCGGCCACCGCGGCCGCGGCCGAGGAGCACGGGTTGCGGGTTGACGTGCTGGCCGAGACCCCGTCCGCGGTGGCCCTGGCCGATGCTCTTGCCGCGTTCGGCACCGCCCGGCGCACTGCCGCCGCGGAAGCCGGCGACCCGGTGCTGCGCCCGTCCGAAAAGCGCTCCAGCGCCCGCCGGCGGCGGTGA